The Pan troglodytes isolate AG18354 chromosome 1, NHGRI_mPanTro3-v2.0_pri, whole genome shotgun sequence genome includes a region encoding these proteins:
- the FAM163A gene encoding uncharacterized protein FAM163A isoform X4 — protein MKHSYSDRIVFLLSSSFSLLKLEAPEVGPHTSLCCLHRPVLSSLPPAQELLFYHWPGLKFEVLTGTDALGHDVPPTAVCSGVARVTESLLLQLFHVTVPFTECWPSLEPQSSSAFRKPLGPGPPGTCCSQAPCPSLGAVPGRLPPAQPRAAATAGPQPSAHLCRV, from the exons ATGAAACACTCTTACTCTGACCgcattgtttttctcctttcttccagtttctctttgctcAAGCTGGAAGCACCTGAGGTGGGCCCCCACACGTCCCTCTGCTGTCTACACCGCCCTGTTCTCTCTTCCCTACCACCTGCCCAGGAGCTGCTGTTTTACCACTGGCCGGGATTGAAATTCGAGGTTCTTACTG GGACTGATGCCCTTGGCCATGACGTACCCCCAACTGCTGTCTGCTCAGGTGTGGCCCGCGTGACTGAGTCACTGCTGCTCCAGCTGTTTCAC GTCACCGTTCCCTTTACTGAAT GCTGGCCCAGTCTGGAGCCACAGTCGTCCTCAGCCTTCAGGAAACCCCTGGGGCCTGGCCCTCCCGGCACCTGCTGCTCTCAggccccctgccccagcctcggGGCAGTTCCAGGAAGACTCCCCCCGGCCCAGCCCAGGGCTGCAGCCACAGCTGGTCCTCAGCCCTCCGCACATCTTTGCAGAGTTTGA
- the FAM163A gene encoding uncharacterized protein FAM163A isoform X2, translating into MLAQSGATVVLSLQETPGAWPSRHLLLSGPLPQPRGSSRKTPPGPAQGCSHSWSSALRTSLQSLMGRRADDSGNGCDHWRNPSYGDPPLHHCRPVLLQAPVLLLQEERNRGCRRGGGAGARPSHASQRPHLQCLQLPSPGRQRQPGASHQRALQPALWGGREPLHYLLPIQLPLLHTDG; encoded by the exons AT GCTGGCCCAGTCTGGAGCCACAGTCGTCCTCAGCCTTCAGGAAACCCCTGGGGCCTGGCCCTCCCGGCACCTGCTGCTCTCAggccccctgccccagcctcggGGCAGTTCCAGGAAGACTCCCCCCGGCCCAGCCCAGGGCTGCAGCCACAGCTGGTCCTCAGCCCTCCGCACATCTTTGCAGAGTTTGATGGGGCGCCGGGCGGATGACAGCGGGAACGGTTGTGATCACTGGCGGAATCCTAGCTACGGTGATCCTCCTCTGCATCATTGCCGTCCTGTGCTACTGCAGGCTCCAG TATTACTGCTGCAAGAAGAGCGGAACCGAGGATGCAGACGAGGAGGAGGAGCGGGAGCACGACCTTCCCACGCATCCCAGAGGCCCCACCTGCAATGCCTGCAGCTCCCAAGCCCTGGACGGCAGAGGCAGCCTGGCGCCTCTCACCAGCGAGCCCTGCAGCCAGCCCTGTGGGGTGGCCGCGAGCCACTGCACTACCTGCTCCCCATACAGCTCCCCCTTTTACATACGGACGGCTGA
- the FAM163A gene encoding uncharacterized protein FAM163A isoform X1, producing MKHSYSDRIVFLLSSSFSLLKLEAPEVGPHTSLCCLHRPVLSSLPPAQELLFYHWPGLKFEVLTGTDALGHDVPPTAVCSGVARVTESLLLQLFHSLMGRRADDSGNGCDHWRNPSYGDPPLHHCRPVLLQAPVLLLQEERNRGCRRGGGAGARPSHASQRPHLQCLQLPSPGRQRQPGASHQRALQPALWGGREPLHYLLPIQLPLLHTDG from the exons ATGAAACACTCTTACTCTGACCgcattgtttttctcctttcttccagtttctctttgctcAAGCTGGAAGCACCTGAGGTGGGCCCCCACACGTCCCTCTGCTGTCTACACCGCCCTGTTCTCTCTTCCCTACCACCTGCCCAGGAGCTGCTGTTTTACCACTGGCCGGGATTGAAATTCGAGGTTCTTACTG GGACTGATGCCCTTGGCCATGACGTACCCCCAACTGCTGTCTGCTCAGGTGTGGCCCGCGTGACTGAGTCACTGCTGCTCCAGCTGTTTCAC AGTTTGATGGGGCGCCGGGCGGATGACAGCGGGAACGGTTGTGATCACTGGCGGAATCCTAGCTACGGTGATCCTCCTCTGCATCATTGCCGTCCTGTGCTACTGCAGGCTCCAG TATTACTGCTGCAAGAAGAGCGGAACCGAGGATGCAGACGAGGAGGAGGAGCGGGAGCACGACCTTCCCACGCATCCCAGAGGCCCCACCTGCAATGCCTGCAGCTCCCAAGCCCTGGACGGCAGAGGCAGCCTGGCGCCTCTCACCAGCGAGCCCTGCAGCCAGCCCTGTGGGGTGGCCGCGAGCCACTGCACTACCTGCTCCCCATACAGCTCCCCCTTTTACATACGGACGGCTGA
- the FAM163A gene encoding protein FAM163A isoform X3: MTAGTVVITGGILATVILLCIIAVLCYCRLQYYCCKKSGTEDADEEEEREHDLPTHPRGPTCNACSSQALDGRGSLAPLTSEPCSQPCGVAASHCTTCSPYSSPFYIRTADMVPNGGGGERLSFAPTYYKEGGPPSLKLAAPQSYPVTWPGSGREAFTNPRAVSTDV, encoded by the exons ATGACAGCGGGAACGGTTGTGATCACTGGCGGAATCCTAGCTACGGTGATCCTCCTCTGCATCATTGCCGTCCTGTGCTACTGCAGGCTCCAG TATTACTGCTGCAAGAAGAGCGGAACCGAGGATGCAGACGAGGAGGAGGAGCGGGAGCACGACCTTCCCACGCATCCCAGAGGCCCCACCTGCAATGCCTGCAGCTCCCAAGCCCTGGACGGCAGAGGCAGCCTGGCGCCTCTCACCAGCGAGCCCTGCAGCCAGCCCTGTGGGGTGGCCGCGAGCCACTGCACTACCTGCTCCCCATACAGCTCCCCCTTTTACATACGGACGGCTGACATGGTGCCCAATGGGGGTGGAGGCGAGAGGCTCTCCTTTGCTCCCACATACTACAAAGAGGGGGGACCCCCATCCCTCAAATTGGCAGCACCCCAGAGTTACCCGGTGACCTGGCCAGGCTCTGGGCGTGAGGCCTTCACCAATCCAAGGGCTGTTAGTACAGACGTGTAA